The Legionella jordanis genomic sequence GAGGCTTTTCGCCATCATCCTAAAATATTAACCACACCAAGACTTTCGATGTTTTACATTTACTGGAATATGGGGGTCGTTTTATTCGATAGCGTCTTTTTCTTCATCTTTATACCTGGACTTGTCCTTGCCTTTTTTGGATATTATTTTGTTGCAGGTCCAATGACTTTATGTGTTCTGCCTATCAGTTTATTAAACAATCTAATTTTTTTTCTTGGCCAACGGAAATCGTTTCATGTTCAAGCTTTGCAGGTAAGAAGGAATGTGCTGGGTTTTATTATTTATTTCTTATTTTTCCAATTAATTATGAACCCAGCTGTGATTCATGGATACCTTTCAGAGTTCTTCAGGCGGGAAAAAAGATGGCGATCAAAAGAATGAGTTCCAAAATTCCCAATGAGTTCTCTTTCTAATTGAAGTTAGGTTTGCCATGCCAGAGCCTCACTTCTTTGTAGTAACGTATTATGGTGAAGCCCACAACCATCATCTGTAGCACACTGGTCTCGGCATGATGTGCAATCCTGGGTTCATCTAACCAGCTTTGTTAGTTGCATTAGGCCGAAGCAAGCAGCTGATCAATCTCTGTGAACTCAAGAGCTGGATGTTCAAATAGGTTACATTTCAGCGAATAGCTGATGGGAATGAAAGTGCTGTCTAGCAGGCTTTACTGGATTCAAATGGATTAAAGCCTGAAATATAAGGGATAAAAAAATCCCGGCTAATGCCGGGACTAGGTTGAGGAGACGGTTAATCGCGACCTGAAAAGGCACTTAATAAATTCAGTAAACTTACAAATAAATTGTAAATGGACACGAAAAGCCCAACTGTAGCTGAAATGTAGTTGGTTTCTCCACCGTGAATAATCTCACTGGTTTGAAATAAAATTAAGCCAGAAGAGATGAGTACAAAAGCCGCTGAAATGACCAATTGTAGGGCAGGCATTTGGAAAAAGATCCCAGCAATCATGGCTAGGAAAGCCACCATAACCGCTACAAACAGGAAACCGCCTAGATAGCTAAAATCCTTACGTGTGGTTAAAGCGTAACCAGACAAACCAAAGAAAATAATACCTGTTCCGCCAAGGGCCGTGCCAATTAATTGATGACCATTGGAAAAATTGGCCACATAGAGGTTAAGAATGGGGCCTAAGGTATATCCCAGAAAACCGGTAAAGGCAAACACGGCAAGCAGACCCAAAGCGCTATTTCTTAAGGCATGAGTTAAGAACATCAGTCCATAAACACCCACAATCATCAGAAGGGGATTCATTGGCTTAGTGTTCAAAGCAAATGCAGCATAGGCTGTCAAGGCACTAAATAAGAAAGTCATACCTAAAAGTAAATAGGTATTACGCAAAACCTTATTGGTGCTAAGGACCGCTTCGTTTTGTCGACTTAAAAAAGTCACATCATTTTTGTTCATGCAATAACTCCAAGTTTATATTGCTAGTTTAGCACATATATAGGTGAGCTTTTCCCATTTCAAGTCTAAAGGCAGAGAAAAAAAGTAGCAAGAATCTTCTCATGAGCTTTATTAATTTTTAACAATTTTCTTTTTGGCAAGAATAAAGTTGAAAGCAATAAAGTGAATCGTTGATAATTAACGATCTTTCCCATGCATTTTAAAGGACTCACTAATGCCCAAAGTTGCTGCGGTACAACTCACCTCTTCTGCATCCGTCACTAACAATTTAAAACAGTTAGAAACTTTTTTCGCGCAAGCCAAAGAGGGGAATGTTGAGTTACTCGCGTTTCCAGAAAATTTTGCCTTAATGGCTAAAGACGATAAAGACAAACTGGCTAAGTCCGAAACTTATGGGGCAGGAGAAATCCAGAGTCACATAAGCCGTTGGGCAAAAAAATATGGAATATGGGTTATAGCTGGAACGATACCTTTGAAAGGCTTACAAAACCATGTGCGCTCAAGTTGTTTAGTCTTTGATGATCAAGGCCTATGTGCGGCTCGTTATGATAAAATCCATCTCTTTGACGTACGCGTCTCTGAGCATGAAGCGCATCAGGAATCAGCCACAGTTGAACGAGGAGATGAAATCGTCGTTGTAGACACGCCAGTTGGTAAAATGGGATTGAGTGTTTGCTACGACTTGCGTTTTCCAGAATTATACCGACAATTAGTATTAAGGGGAGCTGAAATATTCGCGGTACCATCAGCCTTTACTGCCATAACGGGCGCTGCTCACTGGGAAGTGCTGTTAAGGGCTCGAGCCATTGAAAATTTATGCTATATCATTGCTCCGGGACAGGGGGGGAAGCATGAAAATGGTCGCGAGACTTATGGTCACAGCATGATTATTGATCCCTGGGGAAAAATTATAGCGCACCAGGAAGCTGGTGTTGGTATGATTACAGCAGAAGTTGATTTGCACCGATTGAATCATTTACGCCGTCAATTTCCCTGTAATGAACATCACGTATTATCTACTAAAAGAGAAAGGTAAAATTATGACTCAGGCATTAGCCCTCGCCAAAGATTTACTATTAAAGCCCGCATCTTTGGACGAATCCACCCTTGAAAAGCTGATTCGCTCAATGATCACTCAACACGTTGATGACGCTGATCTTTATTTTCAAAGCAGCAGCTATGAATCCTGGTATCTCGAGGATTCTGAGGTGAAAAGTGGCAGTTATTCAATTGATCGGGGAGTGGGTATTCGCGCCGTTAGTGGAGACAAAACCGGCTATGCCTATTGCGATGATATTTTATTACCAGCCATGCAAAGGGCTGCTGATGCGGCTCGCTCCATCGCTTTTACGGGAAAAAAAACCGCTCAAGCGATCCAAATTCCTGGCTCACCTATCAGTCGTTATGCTCCATTAAATCCAATTGAAGGAATGAGCAAACAGGAGAAAATTGCTTTACTTGAAGCGATTGATAGAGAAGCAAGGCGTATAGATCCACGGGTCATTCAAGTGAATGCGTCATTAAGCGGTTGCTTTGAAGTGGTTATGGTGGCGGGCATGCATGGTGAGATGACAGCTGACATCAGGCCTTTGGTCAGCATCCATGTCAGTGTGATCGTGGAGGATAAAAATGGTCGTCGTGAGTCCGCACGCTCAGGGGGAGGCGGTCGCGTTGCCTACTCCTATTTCACCGAAAAAGATAGAGCCTTAAGCTATGCCCGCGAAGCGGTTAGAGAAGCATTAATCAATCTTGAAGCTGAAGACGCTCCCGCTGGTACGATGCCGGTGGTGTTAGGTCCAGGCTGGCCTGGTGTATTGTTGCATGAAGCAGTTGGCCATGGTCTGGAAGGGGATTTTAATCGCAAAGGTTTATCCGCATTTTCGGGGCGTCTAGGGCAGCAAGTTGCGGCAAAAGGCGTAACAGTTGTTGATGATGGGACTTTAAAAGACAGACGTGGTTCAATCACCATTGATGATGAGGGGACGCCTGCGCAATGTACAACGCTGATTGAAGATGGAGTTTTAGTTAATTACATGCAAGATAAGCTTAATGCTAAATTGATGGGGATGACTGCTACTGGCAATTGTCGTCGTGAGTCCTATGCCCACCTCCCTATGCCACGCATGACGAATACCTATATGCTTGCCGGTCAATACAGTCCCGAAGAAATTATTCGTACCGTGAAGCGTGGCTTATACGCAGTTAACTTTGGTGGTGGACAGGTAGACATTACTTCCGGTCAGTTTGTCTTTTCAGCGAGCGAAGCTTACCTCATTGAGGACGGTAAAATAACTAAACCAGTAAAAGGAGCAACCCTTATTGGTAATGGTCCTGAAGTGATGAAAAAAATCAGCATGATTGGCAATGACCTTGCTTTGGACAATGGTATTGGCGTGTGTGGCAAAGATGGCCAATCTGTCCCTGTTGGTGTAGGCCAGCCTACACTTAAAATCGATGCATTAACAATTGGTGGAACTCGTTAACTTCAGTGGAATGTAAGCCTGCCGTGGATAATGACTCTCCCATTATCCACAAGCTCCAGCCTTCATCGGCCATCCACGGCGCCGGTTGGTAAACCGCTTTGACCCCCAGGACAAAATGTCACTTGATAATCCGTTTTGCTGATAGGGCTCGGATTGCAGGTGAAAGAACTGGAAGGGTCGTCAAATTGGTAGGAATACGCTGTAGGGCAAGTATTTTTTAACCACAAAATGGCATTTTTTGCTGTCGCGGTTGTTCCGGCAGTAGCTGTCCAATCCTGGTTAATGCCCAAACAGGACGATGAAGTGGCCGTTGGTACCCCGCTGCTTTCCCAATCAACGCAGCCACAGCAAGTTGGCAGGTTAGAGGATGAATTGTAGCAGGTATTTGCTGAGTTATTGCTGGTCTGTACGCAAGCCAGCAAATTACCAAAAATTGCCCCTGTACCGTAGTTTTGCGCTGAAATATTGCTCATGGGAGTACCAATATTATATTTGCTGTATAAGTTAAACAAGGGGCTTCCCCATTGACCTGTAGCAGGGTATCCATAATAGTTGGCCAAGGTAGAATAACCTATAAAGCGTCCACAGCGTCGATTAATGGGTGCATTCGCAGGTGAGCTACTGAAAGCCATCCCGCATACATCACCGCCACTGCAATCTGCATCGGATGTACAATTGGTGCTTGGGCCTGGGTTGACCCATACAAAGTCAAAGCGGCTTAATCCAGAAAACGCCGGATTAAATGACCAACTACAAGCTCCAAGTTGTGTGTTCGGTTGCAGTACAGCACCTGAACCCGTGCATTGAAATGGATTAGTACTGGTCACGGGGCCAAGTCCTTTTATTTCTACGGGAACATTAAAACCATTGACCAGGGAAACATCATAGACTCCATCTCCACCTGGAGTACTGGCTAATGTAAATTCAAATTTGGTATAGGGAGGGACAGGCTGATTCAAAGGTTGTCCTGATTGTACACAGGTACCTGAGGTGGGAGAAAGGGTGTTGCACATTCCAGTTTCGCAAGCGAAATTGCTGCCATTTGAAGCACAACCCGTTCTCGCCCAAATAGCTCCATTCACATAGACAGAGGCTGACAGGTCAATTTTGCTAGGTGCTTGCCCATTTTGCTGTTCAGCAAGGAAATAAGATGAAGCAGGCGCTCCTTGCGGAGATTGGCTTCCGGGAGTTGGGTCTGGGGAACTTACGCCGGTCCCATTGGCAATGCCATACCATACATTGAATGGACATTGATTGATAAAATGCACCGTGTGGTTAGCCGTCTGGTTATTGGCATT encodes the following:
- a CDS encoding Bax inhibitor-1/YccA family protein yields the protein MNKNDVTFLSRQNEAVLSTNKVLRNTYLLLGMTFLFSALTAYAAFALNTKPMNPLLMIVGVYGLMFLTHALRNSALGLLAVFAFTGFLGYTLGPILNLYVANFSNGHQLIGTALGGTGIIFFGLSGYALTTRKDFSYLGGFLFVAVMVAFLAMIAGIFFQMPALQLVISAAFVLISSGLILFQTSEIIHGGETNYISATVGLFVSIYNLFVSLLNLLSAFSGRD
- the tldD gene encoding metalloprotease TldD; protein product: MTQALALAKDLLLKPASLDESTLEKLIRSMITQHVDDADLYFQSSSYESWYLEDSEVKSGSYSIDRGVGIRAVSGDKTGYAYCDDILLPAMQRAADAARSIAFTGKKTAQAIQIPGSPISRYAPLNPIEGMSKQEKIALLEAIDREARRIDPRVIQVNASLSGCFEVVMVAGMHGEMTADIRPLVSIHVSVIVEDKNGRRESARSGGGGRVAYSYFTEKDRALSYAREAVREALINLEAEDAPAGTMPVVLGPGWPGVLLHEAVGHGLEGDFNRKGLSAFSGRLGQQVAAKGVTVVDDGTLKDRRGSITIDDEGTPAQCTTLIEDGVLVNYMQDKLNAKLMGMTATGNCRRESYAHLPMPRMTNTYMLAGQYSPEEIIRTVKRGLYAVNFGGGQVDITSGQFVFSASEAYLIEDGKITKPVKGATLIGNGPEVMKKISMIGNDLALDNGIGVCGKDGQSVPVGVGQPTLKIDALTIGGTR
- a CDS encoding thaumatin family protein, which encodes MNKNSPLFGLALTGYLGLLNAADPVSWSLNPATGFTATQVGQQSQVSYTLSNNLPFAVTMLTDYRFTGSGFSTFDSCKNKTLPPKGQCQVNFLFKPHSGGISTVQLTYGYNRNQIALPSLQAVAIGAPANAVVGSIFGLPAVITLTPLQQPDFVATYSNSSDIPVTGYVGDTTSSNLFTISPSSNATVNILSNTCGTFAAPITLQPHQDCQIQGQLTPLATGSITLTSRFNFDSIHVSPISASSTITQGGGGSCSVHGQTQLPLPTTTYQYADNLVKFVFENECTAASTTLGPVAISANFTPNTGQQAVITASALYDNCSGKTLPPQGNCSVLVSVSPQNTATQMTVSATVTAGGVTSIASTSAPVNANNQTANHTVHFINQCPFNVWYGIANGTGVSSPDPTPGSQSPQGAPASSYFLAEQQNGQAPSKIDLSASVYVNGAIWARTGCASNGSNFACETGMCNTLSPTSGTCVQSGQPLNQPVPPYTKFEFTLASTPGGDGVYDVSLVNGFNVPVEIKGLGPVTSTNPFQCTGSGAVLQPNTQLGACSWSFNPAFSGLSRFDFVWVNPGPSTNCTSDADCSGGDVCGMAFSSSPANAPINRRCGRFIGYSTLANYYGYPATGQWGSPLFNLYSKYNIGTPMSNISAQNYGTGAIFGNLLACVQTSNNSANTCYNSSSNLPTCCGCVDWESSGVPTATSSSCLGINQDWTATAGTTATAKNAILWLKNTCPTAYSYQFDDPSSSFTCNPSPISKTDYQVTFCPGGQSGLPTGAVDGR
- a CDS encoding carbon-nitrogen hydrolase family protein, with translation MPKVAAVQLTSSASVTNNLKQLETFFAQAKEGNVELLAFPENFALMAKDDKDKLAKSETYGAGEIQSHISRWAKKYGIWVIAGTIPLKGLQNHVRSSCLVFDDQGLCAARYDKIHLFDVRVSEHEAHQESATVERGDEIVVVDTPVGKMGLSVCYDLRFPELYRQLVLRGAEIFAVPSAFTAITGAAHWEVLLRARAIENLCYIIAPGQGGKHENGRETYGHSMIIDPWGKIIAHQEAGVGMITAEVDLHRLNHLRRQFPCNEHHVLSTKRER